The Clostridiales bacterium genome includes a window with the following:
- a CDS encoding 50S ribosomal protein L9, giving the protein MKVILLKDLNSKGKAGELIEVSDGYARNYLLKNKLAIEATPAKIKEIKQKQEAEERKRAQERQEWLQKADQINKTEITLKVKCGESGKVFGSIQSANIADELKKLGIEVDRKKIVLPQPIKNIGTYQIEIKPYPEITAKLKVNVIQDK; this is encoded by the coding sequence ATGAAGGTAATATTATTAAAAGATTTAAATTCCAAAGGCAAAGCGGGAGAGCTTATAGAAGTTAGCGATGGGTATGCCCGCAACTATTTGTTAAAAAACAAGCTTGCCATAGAAGCCACGCCCGCCAAAATCAAAGAAATAAAACAAAAACAAGAGGCCGAGGAAAGAAAAAGGGCGCAAGAGCGCCAAGAATGGCTACAAAAAGCCGACCAAATCAATAAGACCGAGATTACCCTAAAAGTCAAATGCGGCGAAAGCGGCAAGGTTTTTGGCTCAATTCAGTCGGCCAATATAGCCGACGAACTCAAAAAACTAGGCATTGAAGTTGACAGAAAAAAGATAGTCTTGCCTCAGCCCATCAAAAACATCGGAACTTACCAAATAGAAATCAAACCCTACCCCGAAATCACAGCCAAATTAAAGGTTAATGTAATACAAGATAAGTAA
- a CDS encoding DUF1540 domain-containing protein — MKDLKCAMKVCVYNKGYCCCADEIKVGTDSKCHTYTIDQSKKDDVMFEIGMDQTKPDYSVNTKVDCIAPCIFQKHDKCHAIGITVLAADKDAECATFILK, encoded by the coding sequence ATGAAAGACTTAAAATGCGCTATGAAAGTATGCGTCTATAACAAAGGCTATTGCTGCTGCGCGGATGAAATTAAGGTCGGAACGGACTCAAAATGCCATACATATACTATTGACCAATCCAAAAAAGACGATGTAATGTTTGAAATAGGCATGGACCAAACCAAGCCTGACTACAGCGTAAACACCAAGGTGGATTGCATCGCGCCCTGCATATTCCAAAAACACGATAAATGCCACGCCATAGGAATCACCGTGCTGGCGGCGGACAAGGACGCCGAATGCGCGACATTTATATTAAAATAA